In Granulicella mallensis MP5ACTX8, the sequence TGTCGATCTCTCACTTCCGCCGGGTGTCGCTCGCCAATGATTTCATCCGTTCCGCCGTTGCCAATCATCGCAAGTTTGAAGTCGAAACATCACTCGATATAACCTCCAGTTCCCCGCAGGAGGTATCCTCTTGGTTCTCCCAACGAGTCTCGTTTCCCTTCCGAATGCCTAATGCAGGTATCGCGTCTGATGATCGTGCAAAGTACAAACTTATGGGAGGACGCTTGGTGGATTTTGGCGGCCAGCGAGCAGCTCTTGTGGTATTCCAGATGCCAAACAACCGCATCAGTCTGCTGGTCTCCTCCGATAAATTAGCAAAAGCCATGGGCGGAAAGATTACCCAGTCAAGCGGTTTGAGATTTCACGCCAGAGACATGAATGAACTCCACATTGCTACCTGGGATAACAAGGGACTTACCTACGCGCTCGTCTCCTCGGTTGCGATGGGGAGCAGTGGGTCGTGCTCGACCTGCCATAGGAGTTCAGCCACAGGCGTTGCCAAAAACAAGAAACCACAGGATGTCGTAGAACATGTACTGCAGGCCTCAGAGAAAAACCCTCTTCAGGAAATTATCCCGAATTCTGTGGGCGTCTCTGCTGGCCGATAAACTGTGATTCACAATTCAGTCACTGCATTTCTACTCAATCTAGAGCTAAAACCATTCCGTCCAAAGCAAAGGCGAGGATATTGCTATCTGCCTCATGCCAACTACAGACATGGATATTCCGGCCCCAAGGATTGAAATCTATTTCAGATTCAAGCCCTGGGGCTCACCAAGTGTCAGAAGAGGTGCACCAGCACCGATTTAAAAGTGGTAGGCCGCGCCAATAGTACCGACTAGGGGGCTAAGACCGTGATTCTCAAAAGATGGCCACTCTTGCTGCTCAATGTCAAACAGCCGGACATTGAGCCGTTTGGTAGCTCTTAAATCTACACCTCCACCAAACGCATAGATGAAGAAGTTCCCCGAGCTATCAGCTGGGTAGTAGCCTTTTTGAAACTCGAAGTTGCCAATCCCGAACAACGCTTTGGCATACGGACGGAAACGTCCTATCCTCCACTCATATCGCGGCCCCAGAAGA encodes:
- a CDS encoding zf-HC2 domain-containing protein; the protein is MKSHEDYDTMIQLFIDDELPEGEREEFLAHFKDCGDCQKILEEAKAFSETVRRARPQVQAPAALRARVLNQMDRRTHNKAGLTALPQIQAAVRLYWRPLSMAAMLCIVVGGGLSISHFRRVSLANDFIRSAVANHRKFEVETSLDITSSSPQEVSSWFSQRVSFPFRMPNAGIASDDRAKYKLMGGRLVDFGGQRAALVVFQMPNNRISLLVSSDKLAKAMGGKITQSSGLRFHARDMNELHIATWDNKGLTYALVSSVAMGSSGSCSTCHRSSATGVAKNKKPQDVVEHVLQASEKNPLQEIIPNSVGVSAGR
- a CDS encoding outer membrane beta-barrel protein codes for the protein MQIQRYLALLVVLIAFPCGLFAQATPAASRPLDLQIGVGISAAQPDYSAPHIKGITIYGTLDFRRFRHLGIDGEIHDLKIITPSDIGQSSYLLGPRYEWRIGRFRPYAKALFGIGNFEFQKGYYPADSSGNFFIYAFGGGVDLRATKRLNVRLFDIEQQEWPSFENHGLSPLVGTIGAAYHF